One genomic segment of Stigmatopora argus isolate UIUO_Sarg chromosome 18, RoL_Sarg_1.0, whole genome shotgun sequence includes these proteins:
- the c18h10orf90 gene encoding (E2-independent) E3 ubiquitin-conjugating enzyme FATS: MTLRRPAAHLPMGWRRSGDESQWETQSSKGESFLSVNRRAPRPRSAIEGRQVDGWLGQLHRMQGDTPVFCDHEPSNRSRTPYRTPSFSGVSSSCGSMKGSLTGSRESLQSEFLAQRRGSLERVHISKTPKKEQSQRSYVVPVKTGWLPIQRVMKVEDSQDHRQLVSPHSAAQVKLKQPITPTFLKSRGTVSLYKDDQAEKSQRKTWQTPDRSSPVIKQVADNETQKPGIWQALRRGWNINRLSGTRSSQPSKVIPSEPCREVPVNRKASEKEPQQILLRTAVYGRPESVQRVFCGAPDPHREDTRVEERPIRSPVPPPFEPYRRHSLEPSQIQTTSTTTTLVPHNKVGFSSITISSRKVSRSASLNTSDRPSGQTANSLNVEAMGPRKATIVKVTEQRTTVKPKPVVHQRKPTIIKVTEHKECYSPGTGYTMENISPFGAETEPVKGCEPAPAEVLEQEPKRPIIRKWSLGFQETLPQPQNKDQEEAIPIRWSSTPCLTLIQKPDPHQSPEEVLALNAAAIIANIKLQRKLSQKKTLPCNSEWESSTSPQGNTAATKRGSAHGYAAE, translated from the exons ATGACACTACGAAGGCCAGCTGCTCACCTGCCGATGGGCTGGAGGAGATCCGGAGACGAGTCGCAATGGGAAACCCAAAGCTCCAAGGGGGAGAGCTTTCTATCCGTCAATCGGCGAGCCCCCCGGCCTCGGAGCGCCATCGAGGGCAGACAGGTGGATGGTTGGCTGGGGCAACTCCATAGGATGCAGGGCGACACTCCGGTGTTCTGCGACCACGAACCAAGCAATCGCAGCCGGACACCGTACAGGACTCCGTCCTTCAGCGGCGTCTCGTCTTCGTGCGGCAGTATGAAGGGTAGTTTAACAGGCAGCCGGGAGTCCCTGCAAAGTGAGTTCCTTGCCCAGCGGAGGGGAAGTCTGGAAAGGGTTCATATCTCGAAGACCCCAAAAAAGGAGCAGTCTCAACGCAGTTACGTTGTACCCGTAAAAACCGGGTGGCTTCCGATTCAAAGAGTGATGAAGGTGGAAGATTCACAGGATCATAGACAACTTGTTTCACCACATTCTGCTGCCCAG GTGAAATTGAAGCAACCTATCACCCCAACATTTCTGAAGAGTCGAGGAACTGTCAGCCTGTACAAAG ACGACCAAGCTGAGAAAAGTCAACGCAAGACATGGCAGACACCAGACCGGTCGTCCCCCGTCATCAAACAG GTGGCGGACAATGAGACGCAAAAACCTGGAATCTGGCAAGCACTGAGAAGAGGATGGAACATTAACAGACTCTCAGGGACTCGGTCCAGTCAACCCTCAAAAGTAATACCATCGGAACCCTGTCGGGAGGTCCCTGTGAATAGAAAAGCCAGTGAAAAAGAGCCCCAACAGATTCTCCTGAGAACTGCTGTGTATGGCAGACCTGAATCTGTGCAGCGAGTGTTCTGTGGAGCTCCTG ACCCCCACAGGGAGGACACCAGAGTAGAGGAACGGCCAATACGTAGTCCAGTACCACCTCCTTTCGAGCCGTACCGGCGCCACAGCCTAGAGCCATCACAGATCCAGACCACATCCACCACAACCACTCTCGTCCCTCACAACAAAGTGGGCTTTTCTTCCATCACCATCTCCAGCCGGAAAGTCAGTCGTTCAGCAAGTCTCAACACATCGGATAGACCTTCTGGCCAGACCGCCAACTCCCTGAACGTTGAGGCCATGGGCCCGAGGAAGGCCACCATTGTCAAAGTGACTGAACAGAGGACCACAGTTAAGCCTAAACCTGTAGTACACCAGAGAAAGCCCACGATCATCAAAGTGACTGAGCATAAGGAGTGCTACAGTCCGGGGACTGGGTATACGATGGAGAACATTTCTCCTTTCGGGGCTGAGACAGAACCAGTAAAAGGTTGTGAACCTGCTCCTGCTGAGGTCCTCGAACAAGAACCAAAAAGGCCTATTATCAGGAAATGGAGCTTGGGCTTCCAGGAGACCCTCCCACAACCCCAAAATAAAGACCAAGAGGAGGCAATTCCCATCAGGTGGAGTTCCACTCCATGCCTCACCCTCATTCAAAAACCGG ACCCCCACCAATCTCCAGAGGAAGTCCTGGCCCTTAACGCTGCAGCCATCATCGCAAATATTAAACTCCAAAGGAAGCTCAGTCAGAAAAAAACCCTCCCCTGTAATTCTGAGTGGGAATCCTCCACCTCCCCCCAGGGAAATACAG